AAAGATGACAAATGAAGCAGGAATTGACGAGCGGACTTTGAGGCATCTGTCTTGCGGAATATAGGTGACGGCGCGTCCGCTTCTTCCCTTGTCATCCATCGATGCCGTCACTGCCGGCTCATTCAGATAAGCATAGGTGCTTTTCTTCCACCTGCACCCAGTTGGAGAAGATGGTGGGTCTGTCATATCATAATCCACATGTACTACCGCCTAATTAAATTTAATACGGCACTAAGAAGCTTCTCCGTGGACGCTAAGCATGTGTAAGAAGATAGATTCCACCAGAAATAAATTTTTGCTAGCGTGTACTATGCTTGTAGCATGAGTATGGACCGTAATGCCTTTTATTTTCCACCACCTGTGTCGTATGCTTCTTGGCCATACGTTATTGTGCTGGTACGGCATTGTGAGTTGTGACAGGGCATCCAACTACGGGAAAGGATTGGATGGGGTGGGACACGGATTGTTTTCCACATCGCACTGGCTATACCAGTATACAGTTTCAGAAAAAAAATGGCTGCAAGTACTTTTCAGAAGAGAAAAAGGACGCACTCTCGGTGCTAGAATTGCTACAGGAAAGTTCTCTTGTGAGAAGACGTTACCAGTGCTTGATCCCAATCCGTAGCTCGGCGACCCTGCTGGAAGGTGTCACCGTCATTCGGTTCTT
This region of Triticum aestivum cultivar Chinese Spring chromosome 2D, IWGSC CS RefSeq v2.1, whole genome shotgun sequence genomic DNA includes:
- the LOC123054186 gene encoding uncharacterized protein, with amino-acid sequence MAFSITRKEIEGFWRRKEEERRLAAEKEAARAKAKTLKMEDYMLFEQMIREILEEGNEGDKGITKNRMTVTPSSRVAELRIGIKHWWKKSTYAYLNEPAVTASMDDKGRSGRAVTYIPQDRCLKVRSSIPASFVIF